The following proteins are co-located in the Gloeocapsa sp. PCC 7428 genome:
- a CDS encoding polysaccharide pyruvyl transferase family protein, translating to MSIITLFDTSVCSSNLGDKIIIDAIKKQLDSIFSDSLFIHVQTHDRLSKSSYSFLKKSRFAFVGGTNLLSSNMNRYNQWKIDLRDSLFIKNAILLGVGWWQYQQKPNLYTSVLLKSVLSKKYTHSVRDSYTEQQLRKIGITNVINTSCPTLWNLTSDHCRDIPRGKADSVLVTFTEYNQNIDYDSQLINLLQQNYQNIYFWTQQPKDYEYAKQFCNNNVQYIAPKLKALDTVLERNKNIDYIGTRLHAGIRALQHKKRTLILSVDNRATEISKDTNLPVIDRGNLQAIHEWIHSEYETKIIVPEKNIAEWKAQFGVSEDVSSIYVSNQPSTLKT from the coding sequence ATGTCAATAATTACCTTGTTTGATACTTCTGTGTGTAGCTCTAACTTAGGCGATAAAATTATTATAGATGCCATAAAAAAACAGTTGGATTCTATTTTTAGCGATTCGTTGTTTATTCATGTTCAAACACATGACAGGCTATCAAAATCTTCATATAGCTTTTTAAAAAAAAGTAGATTTGCTTTTGTAGGAGGTACAAACCTTTTATCTTCTAATATGAATCGCTATAATCAGTGGAAAATAGACTTAAGAGATTCGTTATTTATCAAAAATGCAATTTTGTTAGGTGTCGGCTGGTGGCAATATCAGCAAAAACCAAATTTGTATACCAGTGTTTTACTCAAAAGTGTGTTGAGTAAAAAGTACACTCATTCTGTGAGAGATAGTTATACAGAACAGCAATTAAGAAAAATTGGAATTACAAATGTAATTAATACATCGTGTCCTACCCTATGGAATTTGACATCAGACCACTGTCGTGATATTCCACGGGGAAAAGCTGATTCTGTATTAGTTACTTTTACGGAGTACAATCAAAATATAGATTATGATTCTCAACTTATAAATTTGCTACAACAGAATTACCAAAATATTTATTTTTGGACACAGCAGCCAAAGGATTATGAATATGCTAAACAGTTTTGTAATAACAATGTGCAATATATAGCACCAAAATTAAAAGCTCTTGATACAGTTTTAGAAAGAAACAAAAATATTGACTACATAGGCACGAGATTGCACGCAGGTATCAGAGCATTACAACATAAAAAAAGAACATTGATTTTATCAGTAGATAACCGCGCCACTGAAATCTCTAAAGATACAAACCTACCTGTTATAGACAGAGGAAATCTACAAGCGATTCATGAGTGGATTCACTCTGAATACGAAACAAAAATTATTGTTCCAGAGAAGAATATAGCAGAATGGAAAGCTCAATTTGGTGTAAGTGAGGATGTTTCTAGTATTTATGTAAGTAACCAACCAAGCACGCTAAAGACATAA
- a CDS encoding glycosyltransferase family 4 protein — MKILLLSTYDFQGGAARAAYRLHQGLQSINVNSSMLVQNKYTDDETVIAPSTKLSKGFAKLKPNLDKLLLQLYPDCNRQFSPQWYPDAIAHKVSEINPDIINLHWVNAGYLKIETLAKFKKPIIWTLHDMWAFTGGCHYNQECDRYTKSCGACPQLKSFKEQDLSNWIWKRKANAWKNLNLTIITPSRWLAKCAESSSLFQHYPIEVIPNGIDIRTYKPVNRQVARNLLNLPQDKQLILFGAINATNDRRKGFHLLQQALKILSANYNDKIELVIFGASKSANTLALNLKSHYFGKLSDEISIALVYAAADVFVAPSIQDNLPNTIMEALACGTPSVAFNIGGMPDMIEHQKNGYLAQSIDGKDLAQGITWVLEDSERYRYLSNCARKKVEEKFTLEIQVKHYLNLFNKNYKKQNRYFYA; from the coding sequence ATGAAAATACTGTTACTAAGTACTTACGACTTTCAAGGAGGTGCTGCTCGTGCGGCATATAGGTTACATCAAGGTTTACAAAGTATTAACGTAAACTCTAGTATGCTAGTGCAAAATAAGTATACAGATGATGAAACAGTTATTGCTCCCTCAACAAAGCTAAGTAAAGGATTCGCTAAGCTGAAACCAAATTTAGATAAACTACTATTGCAACTTTATCCAGATTGTAATCGCCAGTTTTCTCCTCAATGGTATCCAGATGCGATCGCACATAAAGTCAGTGAAATTAATCCAGATATTATCAACTTACATTGGGTTAATGCAGGTTATCTAAAAATTGAAACTCTTGCTAAGTTTAAAAAGCCCATTATCTGGACACTACATGATATGTGGGCGTTCACAGGCGGATGTCATTATAATCAAGAGTGCGATCGCTACACTAAATCATGTGGGGCGTGTCCTCAGTTAAAGAGCTTTAAAGAACAAGATTTATCTAATTGGATATGGAAGCGTAAGGCTAACGCCTGGAAAAATCTAAACCTGACTATCATAACTCCTAGTAGATGGTTAGCTAAATGTGCTGAATCTAGTTCACTGTTTCAACACTATCCTATTGAAGTTATTCCTAATGGAATTGATATTCGCACATACAAACCTGTAAATCGTCAAGTAGCACGAAATTTATTGAATTTACCTCAAGACAAACAACTGATTCTTTTCGGGGCTATCAACGCAACTAACGATCGCCGTAAAGGTTTCCATCTACTACAACAAGCGTTAAAAATATTGAGTGCTAACTATAATGACAAGATAGAACTTGTTATTTTTGGTGCTTCTAAGTCAGCTAATACCTTAGCTTTAAATTTAAAATCACACTACTTCGGTAAGTTAAGCGATGAAATTTCTATCGCTTTAGTTTATGCAGCAGCAGACGTATTTGTTGCACCTTCTATACAAGATAACTTACCTAACACAATAATGGAAGCTTTAGCCTGCGGAACACCTAGCGTGGCGTTTAATATTGGCGGAATGCCCGACATGATCGAGCATCAAAAGAATGGATACTTAGCTCAAAGTATTGATGGTAAAGATTTAGCACAAGGTATTACTTGGGTTTTAGAAGATAGCGAGCGCTACAGATATTTATCTAACTGCGCACGGAAAAAGGTAGAGGAAAAATTTACTTTAGAGATACAAGTAAAACACTATTTGAACTTATTTAACAAAAACTACAAAAAACAAAATAGATATTTTTATGCTTGA